In Lolium rigidum isolate FL_2022 chromosome 3, APGP_CSIRO_Lrig_0.1, whole genome shotgun sequence, the genomic window aaaaaagttcTAAAGATCGTGTAGAAGCTAGAAAAGATCACGTACGCTGCATCAAAGGTTCGACCGCCCCCTACGCAGGAGGCAACGAGGCTTGGTCCCTTCTCCCATAAGGCGAAAAGTGCTTCCTTTTCTCTGAAAAAATAGAGACCATGGTAGCTAGGCTGAAGGATCGACCATGAGATAGCTCCTTGCCTTTGAGTAGCAGCAGTACTCCTACCTCCAGCCTTTTGGTCCTTGTATCCTGATGGCCGCCCAAAGTCAGCATTAAGTGGTCACTGATTTGTACCAGAAAGGCATTACAGTTCTAGCACCGGTACTGTGTTGAGAACTTGCGATCAATTTCGCTGTACTATGTGAGCACCGGAAGTCAGAATATTGCTCAAGATGGTACTGGTTTGGTGCCATGTGCGCGCATTGTCCATATGCTTTCAAATTCTAACGTTTGTTGCAAACACTAGATTTTCGTTGTTGTGCAGTTTGTAGATAGTAGCAGGATCAAAACTGTCGCATATTGTTTGCTCAAAATCTTTGGAGCCCTCTTTGCAAACGATCTTTGTGACCTTCTTGTCAGTTTGGAGATGGCTAGCCTTAGATCTGGGAAAAAGGTTGTACAGCCTCCTGTCGGGGAAGGATACGGCAGACAAAATCAAGAAGGTGGAGAAAAATCTCACAAGCATAAGCATGAAGGGTGGCGCCACAAGAAATGCATCTTGATGAAGGATTCTCATCTTTTTGGGTTGTCGTGTTTGAGATCTTTGCTCTTGTGGTTCCTATGGGGTTTCCTTTGTAGGTCATGATCGCTATGtcgagtgtttttttttttttgaaacgaggcaaaagctttgcctttcattgatataggagaaaagagctggcccgtttatgaggaaaactggccgaaaaaccgttacaacacgacaccacacgccagccccgaggctgcgctccacacgggtcgacgaccagccaggtcgacaccacacctcaacgcgacaccacacgccagccccgaggctgcgcttcacacgggtcgacgaccagccaggtcgacaccacacctcaacgcaacaggcggaggcgaaagaccggagccaccgctccaactaccacaccggccccaaggccgcgccccgcctggccgaagacgaacccgtcTCCACCGAACtaccaaaacactccacaagaCCCTCTGtccggtggacatccaaagcgtggccccaagaggcaaagcgacgcaAAAGCGTCacccacgcccgatcccgcgagggatctagggtttcccttgAGAAGGCAGATGCCGGAGGTTTTTACCCCCTTTTTTGTTCAGCAGTGAGCGCTAGGCGATGCGAACCTGAATCACATAGAAACTAAAACACATTCTTTTTACCTGGATTCGGGATGCGGAATGAGAACCCCTGCATTCTGCTTGTCTGATTATCTTGCAAATGAATGGTGTACACGGGGAGCTAAGACTcccccttctttcttctcctttacAAGTTTTCTCCTTCTACCACCCGCCTCTCTTTTTACACAGCTAAGCCCCTCCTTTTATATCACAAGGGGATACCATGGAACAACTTTCATGTCTAACAGGTGGCAGCCATTGGGATGGGTGGAAAGAAGGCCGAGTCGTTGCCGAGTACACGCTCTGCACCATCGTCCTTCACACGACCCCTTTGATATGTCTTGTCGCACTGATCTTGTGCGCAGATTGGCAGGAAGCACTATTCCTGACCGGCAGTAAATGCGTTTGCGGGCCTTCTCAAGGAAGTGACGCTAGATGCCGCACATGCGCTCCCGGGCATGGGCGCTCCTGGGCCCCGGGAACACCCTGGGCGTGGAAGTCGTGACTTCCCCCGACAAAACCTCTCTAGGCATCATCGTCATGGCCAGGGCTTGGTGTGGCCAGTGCCGCTGGGTGTGTGCCCCTGGGCAGCTGCTCCCGAGATGGGCTCTCTCAAACTGTCGTTGAAGATGAAATTCATGGCAGGCATGGCTCGGTGATGAGCCTCGGGATGCTGGTACTCTTCCATCAACATCACGAGGATGTAGACCTTGTAGGTCTATACACTCTTCTTTCTTTTTGAACGACACTTTCACCAACGCGTCTGACGTGTTGGGGACTCTGGTTCGCAATATGTCGATAAACTTGGCGATCGGGGAGTTGCATACGGTTTAGTCCACTTGTTGTGTTGTTGTAACGGGGTTTTGCCTGATTTCCATTAGTTAACTGGACAATCTCTTCTGCTTAATTTTTTGTCTCCATCAAAAACAATAAAaccaataacttaagaaaaaacaaTAATGGTGCCTCTGGGCCCGTGGCAAAACTGAACCTAACTCTGGAGGTTGATAGTCATGTGGCTGTACGTCCAGCCCATGGGCCAGACCTGGGCTAGTTATGGAGGCCGGGCTTAACAGAAGGGACGGTGGGCCCTTCACCGCCTTCTCCCTATTAatattttaaacataaggctcatcgagcccgactttgaattaacaaagccatcaaccggccaggagtaCAACGGGAACAACCACAacaggaaaaagaaaacaaaaactgGGGTTACCAGCTATAGATACAAGCACAAGTGCTAAGCTAAAGCCTAAACCAAGAAGGGGCCAAGCAGCGTGGAACTAGGCCCCAAACTGCAACATCTATCAAGGAGCCCGAGGCCTCAGCTCAACACCGACAACTCAGCCGAAATCTTCGAGCACCGAGCCGCCACTCCGTGGAGCTGCACCAAACTGAAGTAGCACACTAGGCCGCCTGGCAGAGGACCACCAACACCGAGGGAGCTATCTAACAGCGCAAGTGAACAGACGAGTTTCAGAGTTCAAAGGGGGGAAAACTTCACAAcagcgcctccaagaagggacacGGCGCTCACGAGCGTCGTCGCTGTCGGCACAGAGGAGCCGTGCAATGCTTTCACATGAGCTTCAACACCCACCCCAAGGAAAGCCTAAGTCTTTGCAACTGTCATCAGGCTAGCCACCAGCTAATGAGAACCACCAGTGTCCCCCTGCCACGACCCCAACTCCTACAGCCACCCTAGGCTTGAGAGCGGCCGCGCAAACCGGAAGCACACCGTCTATATGAAGCTGGTCGTAGCAAGATACAGTGCATCAACGAGTAGGGGATCCGAGGAGGACCTCTCTCCCTATTAATATACGATCTGAGCCCCTTTCTCCTTCCAAATAGCCACCCCGATTGCGGTACCTCCTGGTTCTCTCTGCTTTGTTCTCTTCTCTGAGCAGCTCAGTCACAAACGCCCACGCTTCGTCGGCGATTCACCAGCAGAGGTTTAAGGGTTCACACATACAAAAGCAAGCTAGGAAGGCAAGTGCTATCTAGCTATCTCCAACCAGAGCCCAGCCTCGGAGAGAGATGTCGAGCCGCCGTGGCAGGATCACCGACGAGGAGATCAACGAGCTCATCTCCAAGCTGCAGGCGCTCCTCCCGgagtcctcccgccgccggaccGCGAGCCGGGTACGTACGCACTTTCCCAATTAGTCCTCTAGTTGCTTCCATGTATCTGTGTGCAGTACCTTGTCACTGGCAGGCAGGCTATGTGACTGTACATTTCGTCAGGGCGGTACCGCGAAGTCTGTCTGACGAACAgtgtttcttcttcttccattATTCCTGACAATGAATGGCATATGCCGTGCAGTCGTCGGCGTCGAAGCTGCTGAAGGAGACGTGCGGCTACATCAAAAGCCTGCACCAGGAGGTGGACGACCTCTCCGACCGGCTGTCGGAGCTCATGTCCACGCTCGACGACGCCAGCCCCCAGGCCGAGATCATCCGGAGCCTCCTCCGCTAGCTGATTTCGTATATCCTACATTGCCAGTAGCTACCATAACTATATATATTAGCTTCAATTCATCGACTGGTAATGGAGATGAGGAGACAAGAGAAGAGAAGATGACAATCCCTCCAAAAAAAAGCGAAGAGAAGATGATAAGAGAGGCATAGCATTTTTTAGCGCTTCTTGTTTCTTTTCCTTCCGGATCCCCGTCTCCTGGTTTGTGTGTGTTTGTTTCTGAGGTAGTCAGGGGCCCTCTTTAGTAGAAGGGCATTGGCTTTCAGTATATGTTTCATATTTGCAACAAGGCTGGTACTCCACTTAGTAGAGGTTGATATACAGTAGGAGTATATGATACTTCTGTTGATCAACTGAGTGCACTACTAGCTACTCCTATATGTATTTGTAGTTCCTAGTTCTAAGTGGTGTATGTGCTGTTGTAGGCATTGTAGCTGCTCTTAGATTGAGATGCATCCTCCCCACAAGCTAGAGGTGTTGTTTTACAGCTACTATATACTGTATTACTGTACTTGTTTCTCTCTGCTTTTCTGACGGACAAGCTAGATAGCTTAACGACGACCATGTCTCCTCTGATGTACTCGTGCAAAGTAATCTCACTAAATTTGTCTGTAAATTACTACCTACGGTATGTGTGCAATGTAGTATAAAAACAAGGAGAACCTCTCGTGCGCGCGAGCGGGCGGTCGTGCGCGCAGATATTGTGGAAATAGTTGGGGGTTCTTCGTTGCAACCAAGAACAGATAAAGTTTAGAAATGGGCGAGCAGTTCTATGGCTCCCGCAAGAGACAGACACTAATACCAGAGGGTCAAACATTTTGGCTCGGTCCGGGGCTTCTCGAGACATGGGGCCCCACGAAGTGTCAACTCCCGCGAGATCTCCACAATCACACTCGCCGACGAATCACCTCCTAATTAACAATGAAAGATTGCGAATTGCAGGTGTTTTAGTGTTCTAATTCTTTGTTTTAGAGACCTATATATATCGTGTTCAAAGTGGGTCACATGATACAACAACTTGGATTCTGCAATTATTTTCCATGCATTTGCAAGCGCGTGTACAGTATCCTTTCCTgtccctagctagctagcttgatCATGGTATCTAGTGGATCGAACTGCTCGCGCTTGCACTGTGCGGTGCGCGCCCACTGATTTGGTTTCTCAGATCTTACGAACTGTGCAGGTGGTTCCCAGCTTTTGTTCTCGATCGAACAGACGAGTCAAAAATGTCGGAGGCTATATTACAGAAATTCAAAACTTGGCGAACTcaaatatattatggagatgtacatgtagaattttttgtaaatttttgttgACACttttaaatataatttttttggtagaggaagCATTGCACCCGGGAGCTGAAatgaaaaaaataatattttatgtggtctatgtaaaaaggataaaatttatcttgtgaataACCTTATTGTcaccactgaattttgtcttttttatacagaccacatgacaagtcgattttttcctgaaacaactttgtgagcgtgtagcacgtggtgcgattttttttacttcaatttttttaaatttcaaatatgTGTAAGAAGCATTTGAAAATGAAGGGAGCAtaagctcccatgttccaaacaaAACTCCCTCTatattatatatatttatagGCAGAGGTTTACATAATAAGGACTTGTTTGGTAGCTCTTATTTTTCGTGAGATCGTGAAATTCCCGTAAAGTGGGAGTCATCTCCCTCATTTTAAAACAGAAAGTGGGAGTCATCTCCCTCATTTAGTCACCTTTTCCTTTAATCCCACAGAAAATTCTCATTCCCCCTTTTGGACACTAGCGGTGGTAGAAACGTAGATCCACCGCACTGATAAATTCCTTCTACTCTACCACCGTACCCTCGTCATCCTTTGGAGGAAGAGCTCATCTTCTTCGTCTCTGGCAGCGGATCCACGTCGCCGTGTGTAGAAAAGCCAGTGGCTCTTCTCATTCTTCGTCTGTCATGATGGAGGATTGGAGGTAAATCGCACTGTCATCCTCTAGTATCTGCCCTAGCCTGGATTGATTTTGCTAATACTATATAAGCTCGATTTATCCATTGCTCATGCTAGATCGTTTTGATTGTTGTGTTTCAGGCTATACATATGGCAACAACTCTCATTAATTGTTGTCTTTCAAGCCTGCATCCTGAGAGAGTAGTTCTTTCGGGCATGCATCCTAACAGGCAAACATCCTTTTCTCTACAACTCCGAAGGTGTAGATTTTGTCCAAATGTTTCGGGTAAGAAGGGgacctttctatgcacttgtcaAAAGAGGACTGCTTCAAGATAGCATTTGCACCCTATGGAAGAGCAAGTAGCAATGTTTTTTCATATCgtgggtcataaccagaggtttaGAGTGACCCATATCACATTCAGGATATCCATGGAGATTGTTTCTCGCTACTTCAAGCAGGCATTGTATGCAGCTGGAGAGCTTAGAGGAGATATGATAAGCCACCAACTGGTCACACATCTCCCAAGATCAAGAAGAGCTACATATGGTTGCCAAATTTCAGGGAGAGCAGTAATTACGTAGTTTTTATTCATCATATGACTACTATATATGGTTAGAAACATGTGAGAGTTAGGGTGCTGAAATATCAGTCTTTAGCATACATGGGAAGGAATCACTATAACATCGAGGTTGCTTGAGTTTCGGTCTGAATTTTACATATGTGCTAGCTGGTTGGTGGAAGGATCTGCTCATGATGCAAACATTCTTGCTCATAGGTTGTCTATGGCCGATGGCTTAAACAACCCTGATGGTAAATTCTACATAGGAGATGTTCGACATGCAAGCCGTCATGGGATTCTACCACATTTCGGAAAAGTTAGGTGTTGTGGGTATGATTAACGGGCATCCAACAGTAGTGGCAATAATCCGGTAAGGCCGGGTGTCCCacagacggtggtggtggcatatgacccaccgggcagcccagttgttgttgattgaAGACGGAAGAAATCTAACCCGGAAACAAGGAGCTGGATCCATCCAGGATAACACAAGGAGTCGGATCTAGAAGGTTATCTGAAGGAGCCGGATCTTTGAAGAAAAGTTAGGAAtatgtggatccttgacgtgcatggcaatgtaatattccgtagttagtcaTCTTATATttcgggtaggactctccgtagaaaccctaagATCCGGGCGTCtacataagccggatcccgggagccctagaggcacaaccacaactcattgtaacaacgcgaaagcgacaTAATCCAGACAAGCATCAGTAGGCCCTGCCTCCGTGCAGCGTGATccgaatgttggagatatgcccaagaggcaataataaaagtggttattatatatctttatgtttatgataaatgtttatataccatgctataattgtattaaccgaaacattgatacatgtgtgatatgtaaacaacaaagagtccctagtatgcctcttaactagcttgttgattaatggatgattagtttcataatcatgaacattggatgttattgataacaaggttatatcattgtatgaatgatgtaatggatacacccatattaagcgtagcataagatctcgtcattaagttatttgctataagctttcgatacatagttacctagtccttatgaccatgagatcatgtaaatcacttataccgtaaaggtactttgattacaccaaacgccactacgtaaatgggtggttataaaggtgggattaagtatccggaaagtatgagttgaggcacaNNNNNNNNNNNNNNNNNNNNNNNNNNNNNNNNNNNNNNNNNNNNNNNNNNNNNNNNNNNNNNNNNNNNNNNNNNNNNNNNNNNNNNNNNNNNNNNNNNNNggtcaccggagatttaggtggaggcgccttcgtggcgttcggtgtgtggtgtgagtaccgcatcttggggtgaggcctttgtggcgttggtgtgcatcgagcaaccacacctcaaggtgagcctcttgtggcgttcgggagcactaagcaaccgcacctctccccggagattagcactcgcaagagtgtgaactccgggataaatcatcgtctccccgcgtgcctcggttatctctatacccgagctatttacttatgcactttaccttgtgatagccatcgtgcttgaagttatatatatcttgctatcacatacttgcttgtattgcttagcataagttgttggtgcacataggtgaactcttgcttagaataagttgttggtgcacataggtgaaccatagtatataggctttgggcttgacaaagtaaacgctagttttattccgcatttgttaagcccatctcgtaaaagttttaaatcgcctattcacccccccctctaggcgacatccgtgtcctttcaccctCGGCACCAGTCTCGACCAATGGCTCTCCTACATCAACGGGCTTGCGCACGCCCTGGCAGGAGCACCTCTGGCCAGCGCCTGCGTCGCCATCGGCTCTACTTCTCGGCCAGGGGCCCAAGCCTCCAGCGCCGCACCTCCGCCCTAGCCATGCCGGGCGTGCCCCATGGTCGGAACAGTCAATAGGCGCGGCAGGGGGCTAGGCCGTCCAAACGCTGCAACGGACGCGCCCTCGAGGGGCCGCCCCGCAAAGTGTCCCTGAACGCCTAGCCACCATACGGACCCTCTACGACGTGCGGCAGCGCCGCGGTGAGGGACTCCGCTCATACGTCGGTGGTTCGGGTCAGCTGCTCGGCGAATCTCTGGACTCCCTGACATCACCCTCTACAATGCCTTCATGGCGGGGCTCACCCACATCCGGCTGCATAACACCCTCGATGCCCTGCCCATGGGCAGTATCATGACGGGAAGGCTCTTTACGTTGGCCAACGAATACGCCAGACGGGAtgaggcggccgccgccgcacccCGCCACGTCGCCTGCCTCCTTGGCGGGGCAAGCACTCCAGGCCCTGTCGGGCACCCGTGGCAGCACCCCCGAGCGGTCGCCGCCGCGGTGCCTGCTGGATGCGCACCATGTCTCAAGTGGTCGCAGCAGGCCATCTCCTTCTGTTTTCGGGATCATCCCGGACCACCGACCTGGTGGGGGCGCTTCCTATGGTTTGCTCCCCCATCATCTGTGGCTCCACGGTCTCTGGACACTCATCGAAGGTGGTGCAGGCTTGAATGTCCTCTCTGTCGAAGCCTTCGACAAGCTGGGCGTGCCCCGCGACCGCCTAAGAGCTATGAAGCCGTTCACTGGGGTCACGGACGACACCACCACACCCGTCGGGCAGATGCAGCTCCCGATCACGTTCGGCATCCCAGGGAGCTACCGCACCGTGCACATTGACTTCGACGTCGCCTACATCAACCTACCATACAATGCCATCCTCGGCTACTCCGCATTGGTGTGGTTCATGGCGGCAACCCATCACGCTTACAACGCCATCAAGAAGTCGGGGGCTGGAGGTGCCATCATCACCATCCGCTGCGACGAGCGGGACGCCGCACTCACCTTAGAGAGCGCATTCAAGACCGTTGCCATGGCGCACCCCACTGGCGATGAAGACACGCGGTTGCTCGGGGGCTCGCACGATGGAGAGGAGTCGGCTCCCGACTCGACCCTCGGCGAGGTCAACCCGCCGGCATGTGCGGCAGCCCTCACCGAGGATTTGCTGGTATCGCCAGCAGGGAAGAGGAAGCCGGAGTTCACTGCGGAAAGGAATGCCACAAAGAGGGTGGCCCTGGACTCCAGCGACTCGGGTCTCACTGTCATCATCGGTGCTAACTTCCCgaacaaataggaaagcgcgttcATCGCCTTCCTGCAGGAAAACTCCGACATGTTCGCAAGAACACCGTCAGATATGTCTGGTGTACCCAGGAAGGTGATTGAGCAccaccactacaagaaaaaccttccatagagacattttactagagacacttACTACTTTGCCGCTTTAAAAATCACATTGAGACACTTTGCATGTTGTAGTGGcactttttgagacacttcagaaaTAGTCTCATATGTAGGGACGTTTGTTGAGACATTTTTGTAAGGGGTTGCAATTTTCATTCTATAGACAACTTATGAGACACTCCAAAGTGTCACAAATTAGGTATCAAGAGGCAATCCGTGAGACACTTCATTGTATGTCTTTAATTTTTATATAGAGGTGATCTTTGAggcattttgcttgttctctaGAGATATTTGTTCTTTATTTGGGTCATGGTGGGCaatactaattagaaatttgttccaagtatcaacatatacttgtgaaagggtgagatggttaatggaaTAAGTCCTAATTACTAAGGTCATGAGTTCGAGTATTGCTTTTCACATGGTTTCTTTACATTTATTTACtctagagacacaatataatgTCTCTTTTATGCCTTATAAAATGTAaagacattattactattgtccttaCCATGTAGAGACACCGCCCGTAGTGACAGTTTCGAGACAATATGGAAACTGCCTCTATAACTACGTAGGAACAATTTAAGTGTCTCTACTggaccaaaatagtgtctctacatgccaattctcttgtagtgCACCTATTAGTGTTCCCGGGAGCACGCCCGGTAAAACAGAAGGTGCGACGTCAAGCGTCGCAGAAGCAGCAATTCATCGTCGAGGATGTGGATAAGCTGAAGAAGGCCCAACTCATCGAGTCCGTCGCTCACGCCGAGTGGTTGGCCAACCCTGTCGTTGTGCCCAAGCCAGCGGGAGGAGGACACCTCTGCATCGACTTCATGGACCTCAACAAGGCCTGCCCCAAGGATCCATACCCGCTACCGCGCATCGACGAGATCGTCGACTCCACCACCGGGTGCGATCTTCTGTGATTTCTGGATGCCTTTTCAAGCTATCACCAGATCAAGATGGCCAAGGAGGATGCAGAGAAGACAGCGTTCACCACACTGTGCGGCATCTACTGCTACACCGGCATGCCATTCGGCCTCAAGAATGCTGGAGCTACCTTCCAGAGGCTGATGGGCATCGCCCTCGGTGAGCAGATGGGCCGGAAGGCGGAGGCCTACGTCGATAACATCGTGGTTCATATGGAA contains:
- the LOC124695969 gene encoding transcription factor ILI3; its protein translation is MSSRRGRITDEEINELISKLQALLPESSRRRTASRSSASKLLKETCGYIKSLHQEVDDLSDRLSELMSTLDDASPQAEIIRSLLR